A genomic region of Danio aesculapii chromosome 21, fDanAes4.1, whole genome shotgun sequence contains the following coding sequences:
- the septin4a gene encoding septin 4a — protein MRDLPPRAAHTFPEHQMMDREPDGSTAAYTPGTPTTTRPINRTFLGSEQELFRRGQLSSVSSLDSPLSPSRPKSPWARFDPYDSAEDQDKEYVGFATLPNQVHRKSVKKGFAFTLMVAGESGLGKSTLVNSLFLTDLYKDRKMPNAEERIAQTVEITKHTVAIEEKGVKLRLTIVDTPGFGDAVNNTESWRAIVDYIDQQFEQYFRDESGLNRKNIQDNRVHCCLYFISPFGHGLRPIDVEFMKILHEKVNIVPVLAKTDSLTPEEVRKMKIKIREEIERFDIMIYQFPECESDEEDEFKLQQQELKDSVPFAVIGSNVQVENQGRRFRGRQYPWGLVEVENPEHSDFLKLRNMLVRTHMQDLKDVTRETHYENYRAQCIQNMTRMVVRERKRSLNSRLRESPSDLPVPLVPVDTETERLIWEKDEELRRMQEVLERIQEQMRHGHEDLPIN, from the exons ATGAGAGATCTGCCCCCTCGAGCGGCTCACACCTTCCCTGAGCACCAGATGATGGACAGAGAGCCAGATGGCAGCACCGCTGCTTACACTCCTGGGACGCCCACAACCACACGGCCCATCAACAGAACTTTCCTGGGCTCTGAGCAGGAGTTATTCCGCCGCGGCCAGCTCAGCTCCGTCAGCTCTCTGGACTCTCCCCTCAGCCCCTCACGCCCCAAAAGTCCATGGGCCAGATTTGACCCCTATGACTCTGCTGAG gatcaGGATAAGGAGTATGTTGGCTTTGCGACGCTGCCTAACCAAGTGCACAGGAAGTCTGTGAAAAAAGGTTTTGCCTTTACTCTTATGGTGGCAG GAGAGTCCGGTTTAGGGAAATCTACACTGGTCAACAGTCTCTTCCTCACAGACCTTTATAAAGACAGGAAGATGCCGAATGCTGAAG AGCGGATTGCTCAGACTGTGGAGATCACCAAACACACTGTGGCCATAGAGGAGAAAGGAGTTAAGCTGAGACTCACCATTGTGGACACACCAGGATTCGGTGATGCTGTCAACAACACAGAGAG CTGGAGGGCAATTGTGGACTACATTGACCAGCAGTTTGAGCAATACTTTCGTGATGAAAGCGGCCTCAACCGTAAGAACATCCAGGACAATCGTGTGCACTGCTGCCTCTACTTCATCTCACCCTTCGGCCACGG TCTCAGACCAATTGATGTGGAGTTCATGAAGATTCTCCATGAGAAGGTCAACATAGTGCCTGTGCTGGCCAAAACCGACAGTCTTACTCCAGAGGAAgtcagaaaaatgaaaataaag ATTCGAGAGGAGATCGAGAGATTCGACATCATGATCTACCAGTTCCCTGAGTGTGAATCAGATGAGGAAGATGAGTTCAAACTCCAGCAACAGGAACTAAAG GATAGCGTTCCCTTTGCAGTAATTGGCAGTAATGTTCAAGTTGAAAACCAGGGCAGGAGGTTCAGAGGCCGGCAGTATCCCTGGGGTTTGGTTGAAG TGGAGAATCCTGAGCACTCCGACTTCCTGAAGCTGAGGAACATGTTGGTTCGCACACACATGCAGGACCTGAAAGATGTGACGAGGGAAACACATTATGAAAATTACCGCGCTCAGTGCATCCAGAATATGACCCGCATGGTGGTCAGAGAGCGGAAACGCAG TCTAAATAGCCGGCTGAGAGAAAGCCCCTCAGACCTTCCTGTGCCTCTGGTGCCTGTGGACACTGAAACTGAGCGCCTTATTTGGGAGAAAGATGAAGAG TTGCGGCGAATGCAGGAAGTTCTGGAAAGGATTCAGGAACAGATGCGTCATGGACATGAAGATTTACCCATTAATTGA
- the dynll2b gene encoding dynein, light chain, LC8-type 2b, translating to MTDRKAVIKNADMSEDMQQDAVDCATQAMEKYNIEKDIAAYIKKEFDKKYNPTWHCIVGRNFGSYVTHETKHFIYFYLGQVAILLFKSG from the exons ATGACTGACAGGAAGGCAGTAATAAAGAACGCTGATATGTCTGAGGACATGCAGCAGGATGCAGTGGATTGTGCCACACAGGCTATGGAGAAGTACAACATCGAGAAGGACATTGCTGCATACATCAAAAag GAGTTCGATAAGAAGTACAATCCTACATGGCATTGTATTGTGGGACGGAACTTTGGCAGTTACGTGACGCATGAAACGAAGCATTTCATCTACTTTTACTTGGGTCAAGTGGCCATCCTGCTCTTTAAATCGGGCTGA